Proteins found in one Heliomicrobium gestii genomic segment:
- a CDS encoding PaaI family thioesterase, translating to MDSVGPQDPSLYRQFFMERDALARHLGISLDEVAPGYAKASLRITPPLLNGKGVTHGGTIFTLADIVFAAASNIHGPTALGLNVNISYMKATFEGQTLTAVAREEKKTRKVGFYRIEVRDEEDDFVAVAEGIVYRK from the coding sequence ATGGATTCAGTTGGGCCACAAGACCCCTCCCTGTATCGTCAGTTCTTCATGGAACGAGACGCCTTGGCCCGGCACCTGGGCATCTCCCTCGACGAAGTGGCGCCCGGTTACGCCAAAGCGAGCCTGCGGATCACTCCGCCGCTTCTGAATGGAAAAGGCGTCACCCACGGCGGTACGATCTTTACCCTCGCCGATATCGTCTTTGCGGCGGCCAGCAACATCCACGGCCCGACGGCGCTCGGGTTGAACGTCAATATCAGCTATATGAAAGCCACTTTCGAAGGCCAAACCCTCACCGCTGTCGCCAGGGAGGAAAAGAAAACGCGCAAGGTGGGCTTTTACCGGATCGAGGTCCGGGACGAGGAGGATGATTTCGTCGCCGTAGCGGAAGGGATCGTATACCGGAAATAA
- the nudC gene encoding NAD(+) diphosphatase yields MESRTGAGLSYDSVNTPYWFIFFDGKLLIKDVAGSVVIPSQGDMDAITAELTGACPIGLTCRSDCYVATLADGAPPRGYAFIDLRRLYGQIADSLFWTAIRALHIWTWLKKNHFCGCCASRLQMSSQEMALQCERCGHLVYPRISPAIIVAVTRGDQLLLARPHRVPAVSWHTVIAGFVEPGETLEECVRREVREEVGIEVDRIQYFGSQPWPFPDSLMVGFTAQYASGEITIDPREIIEADWFSVDNLPPLPASFSIAKRLIEWFVSTHRQTS; encoded by the coding sequence ATGGAGAGTCGGACAGGCGCCGGCCTATCTTACGATTCAGTGAATACACCGTACTGGTTTATCTTTTTTGACGGAAAGTTGCTCATCAAGGATGTGGCGGGTTCCGTGGTTATCCCTTCCCAAGGGGATATGGACGCGATAACGGCGGAACTGACCGGTGCGTGCCCCATCGGGCTGACCTGCCGATCCGATTGTTACGTGGCCACCCTGGCTGATGGGGCGCCGCCAAGGGGCTACGCCTTTATCGACCTGCGGCGGCTCTACGGGCAGATTGCGGACAGCCTCTTCTGGACGGCGATCCGGGCGCTCCATATCTGGACATGGCTGAAAAAGAATCACTTTTGCGGCTGCTGCGCAAGCCGCCTCCAGATGTCTTCCCAGGAGATGGCGCTGCAGTGCGAACGCTGCGGACACCTCGTCTATCCCCGGATCTCTCCCGCCATCATCGTCGCCGTCACGCGAGGCGATCAACTCTTGCTGGCGCGCCCCCATCGGGTTCCAGCGGTCTCTTGGCACACAGTGATCGCCGGTTTCGTCGAACCGGGGGAGACGCTGGAAGAGTGCGTGCGGCGGGAGGTCAGAGAGGAAGTCGGCATCGAGGTCGACCGGATCCAATACTTCGGCAGCCAGCCCTGGCCCTTTCCCGATTCGCTCATGGTCGGTTTTACGGCCCAATACGCCTCCGGCGAGATCACCATCGATCCTAGGGAGATTATCGAAGCAGACTGGTTTTCTGTCGACAACCTGCCGCCGCTGCCGGCGAGCTTCAGCATCGCCAAGCGGTTGATCGAATGGTTTGTTTCTACTCATCGCCAAACAAGCTGA
- a CDS encoding NAD(P)-dependent oxidoreductase: MKKTVILNLAKLNYDNKIDLSPISALTAVTAYDDSSPAEIIERLQGQDIAVTKELPVGRDLIEQFPPSVKLICEAGTGFNNIDLAAAREKGITVCNVPGYSTEGVAHLAITFMLNHSASLTRQQIMLREKNFVNFTDHLTVPHVEVNGKTLGVVGGGAIGREVMKVAVALEMNILVYDPMPRDWGNAKIHSASLEDLLRKSDFVTLHCPLTPETRHLINRERLSLMKPSAYLINTSRGPLVKEADLVEALRQSQIAGAALDVHEVEPLSADSPLFNLENAVLTPHIGWQRLESRQRLFALMAGNIEAYLNGAPRNVVS; this comes from the coding sequence ATGAAAAAGACGGTCATCCTCAACCTGGCAAAACTGAACTATGACAACAAGATCGACCTGTCTCCGATCTCGGCGCTGACCGCGGTCACCGCCTATGACGACAGCAGTCCGGCGGAGATCATCGAACGGTTGCAGGGTCAGGACATTGCCGTTACGAAGGAACTGCCTGTGGGAAGAGACCTCATCGAACAATTTCCCCCTTCGGTCAAGCTGATCTGTGAAGCCGGCACCGGGTTTAACAACATCGATCTCGCCGCGGCCCGGGAGAAGGGCATCACCGTGTGCAACGTCCCCGGCTACAGCACGGAGGGCGTGGCCCATCTGGCGATCACCTTTATGTTGAATCATAGCGCCTCCCTGACGCGCCAGCAGATCATGCTCCGGGAGAAGAATTTCGTCAATTTCACCGATCACCTGACGGTTCCGCACGTTGAGGTGAATGGCAAGACCCTCGGCGTGGTCGGCGGCGGCGCTATCGGCCGTGAAGTGATGAAGGTGGCTGTGGCGCTGGAGATGAACATCCTCGTCTACGACCCCATGCCGCGCGATTGGGGGAACGCCAAGATTCATTCCGCCAGCCTGGAGGATCTGCTCCGGAAGAGCGATTTCGTCACCCTTCACTGCCCGCTGACGCCGGAAACGCGGCACCTGATCAACCGGGAGCGGCTGAGCCTGATGAAGCCGTCGGCCTATCTCATCAACACCTCACGGGGGCCGCTCGTCAAGGAGGCCGACCTGGTCGAAGCCTTGCGGCAAAGCCAAATCGCCGGCGCGGCCCTGGATGTGCACGAGGTGGAGCCGCTGTCGGCGGACAGCCCCTTGTTCAATCTGGAGAACGCAGTTCTCACGCCCCATATCGGCTGGCAGCGCTTGGAGTCGCGACAGCGGCTGTTTGCGTTGATGGCCGGCAACATTGAGGCCTATTTGAACGGTGCGCCGAGAAACGTAGTAAG
- a CDS encoding YitT family protein: MKNLLNILLSCLLTGAGIILLRHAHLVTGGTPGLALSLSYLFGASFSVVYLAINIPFYLLSIRYMGRSFTLKTLLASLLLSGITAVDRLLPDFLLPDWAGALLGGVLVGIGLSYLFINGSSLGGVNILVVFFHQRFGWDPGKSTFVMDSLVVLSSLYSVGLLKGLFSILSVVILSFIISRAKGRIVLRRRQEILGETASPPVS, from the coding sequence ATGAAAAATCTGCTGAACATCCTGCTCAGCTGTCTGCTCACCGGCGCGGGGATCATCTTGCTCCGGCATGCCCACCTGGTGACCGGTGGGACACCGGGGCTCGCCTTAAGCCTCTCCTACCTCTTTGGAGCGTCTTTTTCCGTCGTCTATCTCGCCATCAACATCCCCTTCTACCTCCTCTCGATCCGGTACATGGGCCGGAGCTTCACCCTGAAGACCCTCTTGGCCTCCCTGCTGCTGTCGGGGATCACCGCCGTTGATCGCCTGCTGCCGGATTTCTTGCTCCCCGATTGGGCCGGCGCGCTCTTGGGCGGCGTTCTTGTGGGCATCGGGCTGTCCTACCTCTTTATCAACGGCTCCTCCCTGGGCGGGGTGAATATCCTTGTCGTCTTCTTCCATCAACGCTTCGGCTGGGATCCGGGCAAAAGCACCTTTGTCATGGACTCCTTGGTCGTCCTCTCGAGCCTCTATTCGGTGGGATTGCTGAAAGGCCTCTTCTCCATCCTTTCGGTCGTCATCCTGTCTTTTATCATCAGCCGCGCCAAGGGGCGGATCGTCCTCCGCCGCCGCCAGGAGATCCTGGGGGAGACGGCCTCGCCGCCGGTTTCATGA